The Enterobacter kobei genome has a segment encoding these proteins:
- a CDS encoding Vmh family MBL fold metallo-hydrolase, whose amino-acid sequence MKLTRLALLCALFTPAVFAAPLTIDTYNPQEKGIFAVSSTLVSGPKEAVLFDAQFSVKDGEALVEKIRRSGKTLNKIVITSGDPDFYFGLQPLVKAFPNAKVVATQQVVDHIKATKDAKLAFWGPQMKDGAPTTLVVPQVLASTTFMVDGEKIDIEQPDSYAAYVWIPSAKTILGGTGVSWGIHVWTADTQTPARRQQWQQTLDNMAAHKPERVIPGHYLGTPPAGTGAIDFTRGYLQHFEQALSAHKDSAGVIGAMKKQYPDLAEESSLELSAKVNTGEMKW is encoded by the coding sequence ATGAAGCTTACTCGCCTTGCATTGCTTTGCGCCCTTTTCACACCGGCTGTTTTTGCCGCGCCGTTGACGATTGACACGTATAACCCGCAGGAAAAAGGCATTTTCGCGGTCTCTTCCACACTGGTATCTGGCCCGAAAGAAGCCGTTCTGTTTGACGCTCAGTTCAGCGTGAAAGATGGCGAAGCGCTGGTGGAGAAAATTCGCCGCAGCGGTAAAACGCTGAACAAGATTGTGATCACTTCCGGCGATCCGGATTTCTATTTTGGTCTGCAACCGCTGGTAAAAGCCTTCCCGAATGCCAAAGTGGTGGCCACGCAGCAGGTGGTTGACCATATTAAGGCCACCAAAGACGCCAAACTCGCCTTCTGGGGCCCGCAGATGAAAGACGGCGCGCCAACGACGCTGGTCGTTCCGCAGGTGCTCGCCTCAACCACGTTTATGGTTGACGGGGAAAAGATCGACATTGAACAACCAGACAGTTACGCGGCTTACGTGTGGATCCCGTCTGCGAAAACGATCCTCGGTGGCACCGGTGTCTCCTGGGGTATTCACGTCTGGACGGCAGATACCCAGACGCCTGCTCGCCGCCAGCAGTGGCAGCAAACCCTGGACAATATGGCTGCGCACAAACCTGAACGCGTGATCCCGGGTCACTATCTTGGGACTCCGCCTGCCGGAACGGGCGCGATTGATTTTACGCGTGGCTACCTGCAGCATTTTGAACAGGCTTTATCCGCACACAAAGACTCCGCGGGCGTTATCGGCGCGATGAAAAAACAGTACCCGGATCTTGCCGAAGAGAGCTCCCTGGAATTAAGCGCCAAAGTAAATACCGGCGAAATGAAGTGGTAA
- the bdm gene encoding biofilm-dependent modulation protein: MFTYYPANTTAAQPELVNAIAQGLHAEHGAVTEDDILMELTRWVESTDNDILSDIYQQTINYVVSGRNAPL, translated from the coding sequence ATGTTTACTTATTACCCGGCTAATACTACAGCAGCACAACCTGAGCTCGTTAACGCGATTGCGCAGGGTCTTCACGCCGAACACGGTGCTGTGACTGAAGATGACATTTTGATGGAACTGACCAGGTGGGTGGAATCCACGGATAATGACATCCTCAGTGACATCTACCAGCAGACCATTAACTACGTCGTCAGCGGGCGAAACGCACCTTTGTAA
- a CDS encoding NAD-dependent malic enzyme, producing the protein MDNKLKKHRSLYIPYAGPVLLEFPLLNKGSAFSMEERSSFNLLGLLPEVVETIEEQAERAWIQYQGFKTEIDKHIYLRNIQDTNETLFYRLVQNHLEEMMPVIYTPTVGAACERFSEIYRRSRGVFISYQNRHNMDDILQNVPNHNIKVIVVTDGERILGLGDQGIGGMGIPIGKLSLYTACGGISPAYTLPVVLDVGTNNQQLLNDPLYMGWRHPRITDEEYYQFVDDFIQAVKHRWPDVLLQFEDFAQKNAMPLLNRYRDEICSFNDDIQGTAAVTVGTLIAASRAAGSQLSYQKIVFLGAGSAGCGIAEQIIAQTQREGLSEELARSRVFMVDRFGLLTDGMPNLLPFQTKLVQKRENLKNWDTDNEVLSLLDVVRNVKPDILIGVSGQTGLFTEEIIREMHKHCERPIVMPLSNPTSRVEATPQDIIAWTEGNALVATGSPFDPVVWKDKTYPIAQCNNSYIFPGIGLGVIASGASRITDEMLMSASETLAGHSPLVNDGEGLVLPELKDIHKVSRAIAFAVGKMAQQQGVAVKTSADALQQAIDDNFWKPEYRSYRRTSI; encoded by the coding sequence ATGGACAACAAACTGAAAAAACATCGTTCCTTATATATCCCTTATGCCGGACCGGTTTTACTCGAATTCCCCCTGCTCAACAAAGGTAGCGCCTTCAGCATGGAAGAGCGCAGCAGCTTCAACCTGCTGGGTTTACTGCCCGAAGTGGTTGAAACCATCGAAGAACAGGCAGAGCGCGCGTGGATCCAGTATCAGGGCTTCAAAACCGAAATCGACAAGCACATCTACCTGCGCAACATTCAGGACACCAATGAAACCCTCTTCTACCGCCTGGTGCAGAACCATCTGGAAGAGATGATGCCGGTGATCTATACCCCGACCGTGGGTGCTGCCTGCGAGCGTTTCTCTGAGATCTACCGTCGCTCCCGCGGGGTATTCATTTCTTACCAGAACCGTCACAACATGGACGATATTCTGCAGAACGTGCCTAACCACAACATCAAAGTCATTGTGGTCACTGACGGCGAGCGCATTTTGGGTCTGGGTGACCAGGGCATCGGCGGAATGGGTATTCCGATCGGTAAGCTGTCACTGTACACCGCCTGTGGCGGCATCAGCCCGGCGTATACCCTGCCGGTAGTGCTGGATGTGGGTACAAATAACCAGCAGCTGTTGAACGATCCCCTGTATATGGGCTGGCGTCATCCGCGTATTACCGACGAAGAGTACTACCAGTTTGTCGACGATTTCATCCAGGCCGTGAAACACCGCTGGCCGGACGTGCTGCTGCAGTTCGAAGACTTTGCGCAGAAGAACGCGATGCCGCTGCTGAACCGCTATCGCGATGAGATCTGCTCCTTTAACGACGATATCCAGGGCACCGCAGCCGTGACCGTGGGTACGCTTATCGCCGCCAGCCGCGCAGCCGGCAGCCAGCTGAGCTACCAGAAAATCGTCTTCCTCGGCGCAGGCTCCGCAGGCTGCGGTATCGCCGAACAGATTATTGCCCAGACGCAGCGTGAAGGCCTGAGTGAAGAGCTGGCCCGCTCCCGCGTGTTTATGGTTGACCGTTTCGGCCTGCTGACCGACGGTATGCCGAACCTGCTGCCGTTCCAGACCAAACTGGTGCAGAAACGCGAGAACCTGAAAAACTGGGATACTGACAACGAAGTCCTCTCCCTGCTGGACGTGGTGCGCAACGTGAAGCCGGATATTCTGATCGGCGTTTCCGGACAAACCGGCCTCTTCACGGAAGAGATTATTCGTGAGATGCACAAGCACTGCGAGCGCCCTATCGTGATGCCGCTTTCCAACCCGACCTCCCGCGTAGAAGCGACGCCGCAGGACATCATCGCCTGGACCGAAGGTAACGCGCTGGTTGCGACCGGCAGCCCGTTCGATCCGGTGGTATGGAAGGATAAAACCTATCCGATTGCCCAGTGCAACAACTCCTATATCTTCCCGGGTATTGGTCTGGGCGTGATCGCCTCCGGCGCGTCTCGCATTACCGATGAGATGCTGATGTCCGCGAGCGAAACCCTCGCGGGCCACTCGCCGCTGGTCAATGATGGTGAAGGGCTGGTACTGCCTGAGCTGAAGGACATCCACAAGGTGTCGCGCGCTATCGCGTTTGCGGTAGGTAAAATGGCGCAGCAGCAGGGCGTGGCGGTGAAAACCTCTGCCGACGCGCTGCAGCAGGCTATTGACGATAACTTCTGGAAGCCTGAATACCGCAGCTATCGCCGTACCTCGATTTAA
- a CDS encoding LysR family transcriptional regulator — MDRVIAAQVYNRICELGSLSAAARALGISRPMVSRYLEQMEKWAGTRLVNRSTRKLTLTAAGEKVLQKTRTLSQLSQEIEGQSEKDLPSGTLRVACAHFTAMHLIAPVLPGLLARYPQLRIELDVNNHPVSLVGERIDVAVRITDTPEPGMIARRLGECRSVLCASPDYLAQHGTPVSPEDLAQHNCLHYSFFAGQSWHFLTPEGESLSVAVSGNLSASISSLLMDAAINHCGIAMLPEREASDALAQGLLVPVLSVLEPKPLAIHGIYQSREYQPAALRAFLDALAQHVFSG, encoded by the coding sequence ATGGATCGCGTTATTGCCGCTCAGGTCTACAACCGGATATGCGAGCTGGGAAGTTTGAGCGCGGCGGCCCGCGCATTGGGGATCTCGCGACCGATGGTGAGCCGCTACCTGGAACAAATGGAAAAGTGGGCGGGAACACGGCTGGTTAACCGCTCCACGCGCAAGCTGACGCTGACGGCAGCCGGCGAAAAAGTGTTGCAGAAAACGCGGACGCTTTCGCAGCTCTCGCAGGAGATTGAAGGCCAGTCGGAGAAAGATTTGCCGTCAGGCACGCTGCGGGTCGCCTGTGCGCACTTTACCGCCATGCACCTGATTGCGCCGGTGCTCCCCGGGCTGCTCGCGCGCTACCCGCAGCTGCGCATCGAGCTGGATGTGAACAACCACCCGGTGAGCCTGGTAGGGGAGCGTATTGATGTCGCCGTGCGCATTACCGACACCCCCGAACCGGGCATGATCGCCCGCCGACTGGGGGAGTGTCGTTCAGTCCTTTGCGCCTCGCCGGACTATCTTGCTCAGCACGGAACGCCCGTCAGTCCCGAAGATTTAGCGCAGCATAATTGCCTGCACTACAGCTTTTTCGCCGGGCAGTCCTGGCATTTTCTTACGCCGGAAGGTGAAAGCCTGAGCGTGGCCGTCAGCGGCAACCTGAGCGCCAGCATCTCATCGCTGTTGATGGACGCCGCGATTAACCACTGCGGTATCGCCATGTTGCCGGAGCGTGAGGCATCTGACGCGCTGGCGCAGGGATTACTGGTGCCGGTTCTGAGCGTGCTGGAGCCGAAACCGCTTGCCATCCATGGCATTTACCAGTCCCGAGAATATCAACCTGCCGCACTGCGCGCATTCCTTGATGCACTGGCGCAACATGTGTTCAGTGGCTAA
- the sra gene encoding stationary-phase-induced ribosome-associated protein: MKSNRQARHILGLNYKLSNQRKVVIEGDHETQVTHATGRKRHAGK; encoded by the coding sequence ATGAAATCGAACCGTCAGGCACGCCACATTCTGGGACTGAACTACAAGCTTTCTAATCAGCGTAAAGTGGTGATTGAAGGCGACCACGAAACGCAAGTCACTCACGCCACCGGCAGAAAACGCCACGCGGGCAAGTAA
- a CDS encoding ABC-F family ATP-binding cassette domain-containing protein, with product MSTLLTAQSLRVDTAFGTLFDSLSFTLKKGDRIGLLGDNGCGKSTLLKVLDGTDSPAAGTVALAGHCLMARVEQHLPDAIFPLTMLDAVLAQLPLAERDSLRWKAETLLAGMGFTPQDMTLRSATLSGGQHTRLLLARALIHEPDLLLLDEPSNHLDLPTMLWLEHFLQNWSGSFVLVSHDRQLLDAVTNGSWILRDKTLHYFALPCTAARKALEAKDESDAQRHKAEQKEIDRVTASAKRLATWGKVYDNEDLARKAKQMEKQVERLKESQTALTAGSQWTLTLRGDALRADRLLEIENLGVPPAPGLSELFNIDIARLKSGDRVAIVGRNGCGKSSLMKLIWRCFSDEQSDTGLKLHPRVSAGYYDQTLNQLPDDATLFDALEPFAPDPQHRKMALISAGFPWARHGQNVSTLSGGERSRLLFVGLTLARYSLLMLDEPTNHLDMEGKEALAQTLQQFEGGVLLVSHDRQLISQSCNRFWLIEEGKLSEWHDAESVFERLRESAGLVTSPAPVDATTMPVSPSDDLLERLVALETLLEDDLARKPKHQKPQLQAQWRKEIKEIEAQL from the coding sequence ATGAGCACTTTACTCACTGCACAATCTTTACGTGTTGATACGGCGTTTGGCACGCTCTTCGACTCCCTTTCTTTTACGCTGAAAAAAGGCGACCGCATTGGCCTGCTGGGCGATAACGGCTGCGGAAAAAGTACACTTTTAAAGGTGCTGGACGGCACAGACTCCCCCGCCGCCGGTACGGTAGCGCTGGCCGGACACTGCCTGATGGCGCGCGTTGAGCAACATCTTCCGGACGCTATTTTCCCGCTGACCATGCTGGATGCCGTACTCGCACAGCTGCCTTTAGCTGAGCGCGATAGCCTGCGCTGGAAAGCCGAAACGCTGCTGGCCGGCATGGGCTTTACCCCGCAGGATATGACGCTGCGCTCCGCCACGCTGAGCGGCGGGCAACACACCCGGCTGCTGCTGGCGCGGGCGTTGATTCACGAGCCGGATCTGCTCCTGCTGGATGAACCCAGTAACCACCTCGATTTGCCGACCATGCTCTGGCTGGAACATTTTTTACAGAACTGGTCAGGCAGCTTCGTGCTGGTCTCGCACGACCGACAGTTGCTGGATGCCGTCACAAACGGCAGCTGGATCCTGCGCGATAAAACGCTGCACTACTTTGCCCTTCCCTGCACGGCCGCACGCAAGGCGCTTGAAGCAAAAGATGAAAGCGACGCGCAGCGCCACAAGGCGGAGCAAAAGGAGATCGACCGCGTGACCGCCAGCGCGAAGCGGCTGGCGACCTGGGGCAAGGTTTACGATAACGAAGACCTGGCCCGGAAAGCCAAACAGATGGAAAAACAGGTCGAACGGCTGAAGGAGAGCCAGACGGCGCTTACGGCTGGCAGCCAGTGGACGTTAACCCTGCGCGGCGATGCGCTTCGCGCCGACCGACTGCTGGAGATAGAAAACCTCGGCGTGCCGCCTGCGCCGGGGCTTTCTGAGCTGTTTAACATCGACATCGCGCGTCTGAAAAGCGGCGATCGCGTGGCGATTGTGGGTCGTAACGGCTGCGGAAAATCGTCTCTGATGAAGCTTATCTGGCGCTGTTTTAGTGATGAGCAGAGCGATACGGGGCTGAAACTTCATCCACGCGTGTCAGCTGGCTATTACGATCAGACGCTGAACCAGCTGCCGGATGACGCCACGCTGTTTGACGCGCTGGAGCCGTTCGCGCCCGACCCGCAACACAGAAAAATGGCGCTCATCAGCGCCGGATTTCCGTGGGCGCGTCACGGACAAAACGTCAGTACGCTCAGCGGTGGCGAACGCTCTCGACTGCTGTTTGTCGGCCTGACGCTTGCCCGCTATAGCCTGCTGATGCTCGATGAGCCGACCAACCATCTCGACATGGAGGGGAAAGAGGCGCTGGCGCAAACCCTGCAGCAGTTTGAGGGCGGCGTCCTGCTGGTCAGCCACGATCGTCAATTAATTAGCCAAAGCTGCAACCGTTTCTGGTTAATTGAAGAGGGAAAGCTGAGCGAATGGCATGATGCAGAATCGGTATTCGAGCGGCTGCGTGAAAGCGCGGGACTGGTAACATCCCCAGCTCCCGTCGACGCCACGACCATGCCTGTATCCCCCTCTGACGATCTGCTTGAACGGCTTGTCGCGCTGGAAACATTGCTGGAAGACGATCTCGCGCGGAAGCCAAAG